Part of the Paenibacillus sp. JNUCC32 genome is shown below.
TCGGCGAGAAGCCGGCAAACGGACCGAAGAGCAGTGCTTTTTGGTTATCGATGTATCTTGTGTCCAGATGGGGCACCGACATCGGAGGAGCTCCAACCTTGGCTTTTCCGTATACCTTGGCATGATGCTGCGCAACGACTTCTTGATTCTTGCAGACCATGAACAGTCCGCTTACCGGGAACCCTCCGATATGCTTGGATTCGGGGATGCCGGTTTTTTGCAGTAAATGCAGGCTGCCGCCTCCGCCGCCGATAAAGACGAACTTGGCCGTATGGAACTCGGTTCTGCCGTTATCGATATCCAACACTTTTACTTTCCACGAGCCATCGGGAGTACGCTTGATATCCTTCACGCTGTGCTTGTAGTTGACCTCCACGTCTTTGTTCTTCAGATGCTCAAACAGCATGCGCGTTAAAGCGCCAAAGTTAATGTCCGTCCCGGAATCGATTTTGGTTGCCGCTAACGGTTCGTTCGATGTGCGCCCTTCCATAATAAGCGGAATCCATTCCTTCAGCTGCTCGGGATCCTCGGAATATTCCATTCCTTGAAAGAGAGGATGATTTGACAGCGCTTCAAAACGTTTTTTCAAAAAGGCCACGTCTTTTTCGCCCTGAACCAAGCTCATATGAGGTATAGGCATGATAAAGTCCTGCGGATTGCGAATCAGATTGCTGCTTACCAGATAAGACCAGAACTGCCTTGAGACCTGGAACTGCTCGTTGATGTTGATCGCTTTGCTGATGTCTATAGATCCGTCAGGTTTTTCGGACGTATAGTTAAGCTCGCATAGTGCGGAATGGCCGGTCCCCGCATTATTCCATTCATTGGAGCTTTCCTCCCCCGCGCTTGCGAGTTTCTCGAACACTTTGATCTCCCATTCGGGCACCAGCTCCTTCAGTAAGGCTCCCAATGTCGCGCTCATGACGCCGGCACCAATCAAGATTACGTCTGTTTTTTTGTCCATGTTGCTCATTATACCCTTC
Proteins encoded:
- a CDS encoding malate:quinone oxidoreductase, coding for MSNMDKKTDVILIGAGVMSATLGALLKELVPEWEIKVFEKLASAGEESSNEWNNAGTGHSALCELNYTSEKPDGSIDISKAININEQFQVSRQFWSYLVSSNLIRNPQDFIMPIPHMSLVQGEKDVAFLKKRFEALSNHPLFQGMEYSEDPEQLKEWIPLIMEGRTSNEPLAATKIDSGTDINFGALTRMLFEHLKNKDVEVNYKHSVKDIKRTPDGSWKVKVLDIDNGRTEFHTAKFVFIGGGGGSLHLLQKTGIPESKHIGGFPVSGLFMVCKNQEVVAQHHAKVYGKAKVGAPPMSVPHLDTRYIDNQKALLFGPFAGFSPKFLKTGSNFDLIGSVKPNNVFTMLAAGVKEMALTRYLIQQVVLSNEKRMEELREFIPNAKSEDWEIVVAGQRVQVIKDTANGKGTLQFGTEVVSAADGSVAALLGASPGASTAVHVMLEVLQKCFPQQMKEWEPKIKEMIPSYGMSLSKNPALFEEIQDTTSETLGLSLKALVHS